One genomic segment of Leishmania major strain Friedlin complete genome, chromosome 6 includes these proteins:
- a CDS encoding histone H4 — MAKGKRSADAKSSQKRQKKVLRDNIRGITRGCVRRMARRGGVKRISSEVYGEVRRVLKAYLEDIVRCSTAYTEYARKKTVTACDVVNALRQKGHILYGYA, encoded by the coding sequence ATGGCCAAGGGCAAGCGCTCCGCTGATGCCAAGAGCAGCCAGAAGCGCcagaagaaggtgctgcgcgacaacATCCGCGGCATCACTCGCGGCTGCGTCCGCCGCatggcgcgccgcggtggcgtgaAGCGCATCTCGAGCGAGGTGTACGGagaggtgcgccgcgtgctgaAGGCCTACTTGGAGGACattgtgcgctgcagcacggcctaCACCGAGTACGCGCGCAAGAAGACCGTGACGGCGTGCGATGTTGTgaacgcgctgcgccagaaAGGCCACATCCTGTACGGCTATGCGTGA